A genomic segment from Verrucomicrobiota bacterium encodes:
- a CDS encoding IS1182 family transposase has translation MMGVHEPQKELFSFGVDLDKRVRRDNPLRRIKEKVDFSWVRQEVEGTYGSNGHVSADPVTVVKLMFLLFWDGVRSERELMRIVPERLDYLWFLDFGLDDAVPGHSVLSKARARWGNELFEKLFVHTVRQCTEEGLVGGKVLHADGSLVVADASKDSVVRGPEELIDALRTACGAQVDKLEGYDGDERGSCSKKVNSTLTSTTDLDAPVVRRSKPGAKGDPRPCYKNHRTVDDRCGVITATETTAGDVEENRLLETLVSQHEANCEKVAQTLVADAQYGTLDNFRRLGGRGYETHMAIINARVRKDREGLFGPECFTYDEREDQFICPEGQRLYRRSYVPGRRYTEYGTRKGVCASCPMRTQCTRSQTGRTLKRHDGQEIIDRAQAQARSSVAKKNRIRRRWLMEGSFGQAVRHHFKRSRYDNVGYFSHF, from the coding sequence ATGATGGGAGTTCACGAGCCTCAGAAAGAGTTGTTTTCTTTCGGAGTTGATTTGGACAAACGGGTTCGTCGCGACAACCCGCTGCGCAGGATCAAAGAGAAGGTTGATTTCAGCTGGGTGCGCCAGGAGGTAGAAGGGACTTATGGAAGTAACGGCCATGTCTCCGCTGACCCTGTGACGGTGGTAAAGCTGATGTTTCTTCTTTTTTGGGACGGAGTTCGTAGCGAACGTGAGTTGATGCGGATCGTGCCCGAGCGTTTGGATTACCTCTGGTTTCTTGATTTCGGATTGGACGATGCGGTGCCCGGCCACAGTGTTTTGTCGAAGGCCCGTGCCCGTTGGGGCAATGAGCTTTTCGAGAAGTTGTTTGTGCACACGGTGCGTCAATGCACGGAGGAGGGTCTTGTCGGCGGGAAGGTTCTTCATGCCGATGGCTCGTTAGTGGTAGCCGATGCATCGAAAGACAGCGTTGTCCGAGGGCCCGAGGAGTTGATCGATGCCCTTAGGACGGCCTGTGGCGCACAAGTGGATAAACTGGAGGGGTATGATGGAGACGAGAGAGGATCCTGCTCGAAGAAGGTAAACTCCACGCTGACGAGCACAACGGACCTAGATGCTCCAGTAGTCCGTCGGAGCAAGCCGGGTGCGAAGGGTGATCCCAGACCTTGTTACAAGAATCATCGCACGGTCGATGATCGCTGCGGAGTGATCACCGCCACCGAGACCACCGCTGGTGATGTCGAGGAGAACCGATTGCTTGAGACACTGGTAAGTCAGCATGAAGCGAACTGCGAGAAAGTAGCACAAACTCTGGTTGCAGACGCTCAATACGGCACCTTGGATAACTTCAGGAGGCTCGGAGGAAGGGGTTATGAAACCCACATGGCCATTATCAACGCAAGGGTTCGCAAGGACCGCGAGGGACTCTTCGGACCGGAGTGTTTCACCTACGATGAACGCGAAGATCAGTTCATCTGCCCGGAAGGACAGCGGCTTTACCGTCGCAGCTATGTGCCGGGGCGCCGCTACACCGAATACGGCACCCGCAAAGGAGTCTGCGCGTCTTGTCCTATGCGCACACAATGCACCAGATCCCAAACCGGAAGGACTCTCAAGCGCCACGATGGTCAAGAGATCATCGACCGTGCACAGGCGCAGGCCCGCTCTTCAGTAGCAAAGAAGAATCGAATCCGTAGGCGCTGGCTCATGGAGGGTTCATTCGGGCAAGCCGTTCGCCACCACTTCAAAAGATCGCGTTACGATAACGTAGGGTATTTTTCGCACTTTTGA
- a CDS encoding RHS repeat-associated core domain-containing protein → MPENRVGDFFFLAAERVGVDRPASPDCVGEKRPLSYDTASGVTDYGFRYYDPETGRWPSRDLIGERGGLNLYGFAGNDGVNAWDKLGLSYVGDLSEVLTDPESFWQGKAEEYLKKNPTIKGFFTAAELGASIADSINSSLVFEQGKKGSDAKYKDP, encoded by the coding sequence TTGCCCGAAAACCGCGTCGGGGATTTTTTTTTCTTAGCCGCCGAACGCGTCGGAGTGGATCGTCCCGCAAGCCCTGATTGCGTCGGTGAAAAACGGCCATTGAGCTACGACACCGCCTCGGGTGTTACTGATTACGGCTTCAGATATTATGATCCGGAAACCGGGCGGTGGCCATCCAGAGACCTGATCGGAGAAAGGGGCGGACTGAACCTATATGGTTTTGCCGGAAATGATGGGGTGAATGCTTGGGATAAGCTGGGGTTATCCTATGTCGGTGACTTGTCGGAAGTGTTAACTGATCCCGAATCGTTTTGGCAGGGGAAGGCTGAGGAGTATTTAAAGAAAAATCCAACTATCAAAGGGTTTTTTACTGCAGCAGAGTTGGGAGCCAGTATCGCTGATTCTATTAATTCATCTTTGGTTTTTGAGCAAGGCAAGAAGGGGTCAGACGCAAAATATAAAGATCCGTGA
- a CDS encoding bile acid:sodium symporter family protein gives MVWVVRLFPVWAVLFSVVALMVPGPFTASKPAIFPLLSLVMLGMGLSLTWGEFRDVFREPKLIGLGVFLQFGIMPLAAFLIGKGMGLTQAQLIGMVLVGASAGGTASNVICYLAGARLALSVTLTLASTIAAIGLTPALTWLLLRTTVPVPAGSMLFSIVEIVAVPVLVGTAINSAFGNRLERVRTVLPAVSVVAIVFIIAIVVALNRENILTGAFVVFLAVALHNCTGLCLGYWLTRLFGYDRVTARTLAIEVGMQNSGLSVALAIQYFSVASALPGAIFSIWHNLSGSVMAAYWGRKR, from the coding sequence ATGGTTTGGGTTGTGAGGTTGTTTCCGGTTTGGGCGGTTTTGTTTTCGGTCGTTGCGTTAATGGTGCCCGGTCCATTCACGGCCTCCAAACCGGCTATCTTCCCGCTCTTGTCACTGGTCATGCTGGGGATGGGTCTATCGCTGACCTGGGGCGAGTTCCGCGACGTGTTTCGAGAGCCAAAGCTGATCGGGTTGGGAGTTTTTCTCCAGTTCGGGATCATGCCTTTGGCTGCTTTTCTGATCGGAAAAGGAATGGGACTCACGCAAGCGCAATTGATTGGAATGGTGTTGGTGGGAGCTAGTGCAGGGGGGACCGCATCCAATGTCATTTGTTATCTCGCTGGAGCGCGTTTAGCCCTTTCGGTAACTCTGACTCTGGCCTCTACCATTGCAGCGATCGGACTCACTCCTGCCTTAACGTGGCTTCTCCTAAGGACGACGGTGCCCGTGCCGGCCGGATCCATGCTCTTCAGTATCGTTGAGATTGTGGCGGTGCCGGTGTTGGTTGGAACTGCGATCAATTCCGCTTTTGGAAATCGATTGGAGAGAGTTCGCACGGTTTTACCGGCGGTTTCCGTGGTGGCCATTGTGTTTATCATAGCGATTGTCGTGGCACTGAATCGGGAGAACATCCTCACTGGTGCATTCGTCGTGTTTCTGGCTGTCGCTCTCCACAATTGCACGGGTCTTTGTCTGGGCTACTGGCTCACGAGGCTCTTTGGTTATGATCGAGTCACGGCTCGCACCTTGGCGATTGAAGTGGGGATGCAGAATTCAGGGCTAAGCGTGGCCCTAGCGATTCAGTATTTCTCCGTAGCCAGTGCATTGCCGGGGGCGATTTTCAGTATCTGGCACAACTTGAGTGGGAGCGTTATGGCCGCTTATTGGGGAAGGAAACGGTAA
- the purU gene encoding formyltetrahydrofolate deformylase, translating to MKNERMQLRLVGTCPDQVGIVARVAGFIAERGASITEADQYEDPGSETFFMRYAFSIEKSADTVPTLSEEFASLAKELAMQWQIHDAHERRRVVMLVSKFDHCLAYLLHRWKVGDLPCDIPCVISNHNTLRELVEWYGIPYHYVPVPKEPKAKRAAFEETAALIEAAKPNTVVLARYMQIFPPWLCERYRHQVINIHHSFLPSFVGAKPYHQAAERGVKLIGATCHYVTEDLDCGPIIEQDVVRIRHSDSLEDLMRLGKDVENTVLARGLQYHLEDRVLVHGNKTILFD from the coding sequence ATGAAAAATGAGCGTATGCAGCTGCGACTCGTCGGAACTTGTCCCGACCAGGTGGGCATCGTTGCAAGAGTCGCTGGCTTTATTGCCGAACGGGGTGCCTCGATTACCGAGGCAGATCAATACGAAGACCCGGGATCCGAAACGTTCTTCATGCGCTACGCCTTCAGCATCGAAAAGAGTGCGGACACAGTGCCCACGCTGTCAGAGGAGTTTGCCTCACTGGCCAAAGAGCTGGCAATGCAGTGGCAGATTCACGATGCCCATGAGCGTCGAAGGGTCGTTATGTTGGTGAGCAAGTTTGACCACTGTCTCGCCTATCTCCTTCACCGCTGGAAAGTGGGTGACCTCCCCTGCGACATTCCCTGCGTCATTTCAAACCACAATACCCTTCGCGAACTGGTCGAGTGGTATGGGATTCCTTATCATTACGTTCCAGTCCCGAAAGAACCGAAAGCAAAAAGAGCCGCGTTCGAAGAAACGGCTGCTCTCATTGAAGCGGCCAAGCCAAACACGGTTGTTCTCGCTCGCTACATGCAGATCTTTCCACCGTGGCTATGCGAGAGATACCGCCATCAAGTCATCAACATTCACCACAGTTTCCTTCCTTCCTTTGTCGGAGCGAAACCCTATCACCAAGCAGCTGAGCGCGGAGTCAAATTAATCGGAGCCACTTGCCACTACGTCACAGAAGACCTCGACTGCGGCCCGATTATCGAACAGGACGTCGTGCGCATTCGCCACAGCGACTCGCTTGAGGATCTGATGCGCTTGGGTAAAGACGTCGAGAACACGGTTCTTGCCCGGGGACTTCAGTATCACTTGGAAGATCGCGTCCTCGTCCACGGCAATAAAACGATCCTGTTCGATTAG
- a CDS encoding magnesium transporter CorA family protein: MFTIYDLTTGDTIDDENFGSIDPKTHSLWIDLFQPTEDEIEIWNDRLSLDLPTKPEMEEIESTSRLYVEDQALFMTATVLANSDQPGEIRSSPVTFVLREKTLVTMRYVDNQPFRMFIANRKRRTANRGSPAHVLSGLVDSIVDRLADILERVGGNCDRLSSEIFRAENESQKAKDQNKKLKELLHRTGQNGETVAKTRESLMTINRLIVYFLESIKNLGVDSLISHVKGIGRDVQSLSDHANFLDARVGFLLDAILGLINIEQNQIIKIFSIAAVIFLPPTVVASIYGMNFRVMPELSQEWGYPFALALMLFSAILPFLFFRRKGWI, encoded by the coding sequence ATGTTCACGATCTACGATCTGACGACCGGTGACACCATCGACGATGAGAACTTTGGATCAATTGACCCAAAGACTCACTCTCTTTGGATCGACCTCTTCCAGCCCACCGAGGACGAGATTGAAATTTGGAATGATCGCCTCTCCCTCGACCTTCCGACCAAACCAGAGATGGAAGAGATCGAATCGACCAGTCGCCTGTACGTAGAGGACCAAGCCTTGTTCATGACGGCAACGGTCCTCGCCAACAGCGACCAGCCAGGTGAAATTCGTTCCTCTCCGGTTACATTCGTCCTCCGCGAGAAGACGCTCGTGACCATGCGCTATGTCGACAACCAGCCTTTCCGCATGTTCATCGCCAATCGAAAACGCCGGACCGCCAACCGCGGATCGCCCGCGCATGTCCTGAGCGGTCTGGTCGACAGCATTGTGGATCGGCTCGCCGATATTCTTGAGCGGGTCGGCGGCAATTGCGATCGCCTTTCAAGCGAAATTTTCCGGGCCGAAAACGAAAGCCAGAAAGCAAAAGACCAAAACAAAAAACTCAAAGAACTCCTTCACCGGACTGGCCAAAATGGAGAAACCGTTGCCAAAACACGGGAGAGTTTGATGACGATCAACCGCCTCATTGTATACTTTCTTGAATCGATCAAAAATCTAGGGGTCGATTCGCTCATTTCCCATGTGAAAGGGATCGGCCGCGATGTGCAGTCCCTCAGTGATCACGCCAACTTCCTCGATGCAAGAGTCGGTTTTCTTCTCGATGCGATCCTCGGTCTGATCAACATTGAGCAAAACCAAATCATCAAAATCTTCTCGATTGCAGCGGTAATCTTCCTACCCCCGACCGTAGTCGCGAGTATTTATGGGATGAACTTCAGGGTCATGCCAGAGCTGAGTCAGGAATGGGGCTATCCTTTTGCCCTGGCTCTGATGCTTTTCAGTGCCATCCTGCCCTTCCTTTTCTTCCGACGAAAAGGTTGGATCTAA
- the menB gene encoding 1,4-dihydroxy-2-naphthoyl-CoA synthase has product MEWQTVREFEDILYEKNEGIAKITINRPHRRNAFRPKTVSEMYEAFLDSREDPKIGVILLTGAGPHTDGKYAFCSGGDQKIRGKAGYVDDEGVPRLNVLDLQKLIRSIPKVVIALVAGYAIGGGHVLHVVCDLTIAADNAVFGQTGPKVGSFDGGLGSSYLARIVGQKKAREIWYLCRQYNATEAEDMGLVNKVVPVEQLEAEGVQWGREIMEKSPLAIRSLKSAFNAELDGQMGIQELSGNATLLYYLSEEGSEGKNAFLEKRKPDFSKYPWLP; this is encoded by the coding sequence ATGGAATGGCAAACTGTCCGCGAATTTGAGGACATCCTCTACGAGAAGAACGAAGGGATCGCAAAGATTACGATCAACCGACCTCACCGGCGAAACGCGTTTCGTCCGAAGACAGTTTCGGAGATGTATGAGGCGTTTCTCGACTCCCGTGAGGATCCGAAGATTGGGGTAATCCTCCTCACCGGGGCTGGGCCCCATACAGACGGAAAATACGCGTTTTGCTCAGGGGGAGACCAAAAAATTCGAGGGAAGGCGGGATACGTTGATGATGAAGGGGTTCCGCGTTTGAATGTGTTGGATTTGCAGAAGCTCATCCGTTCGATTCCGAAAGTGGTCATCGCACTGGTTGCCGGTTACGCGATCGGAGGTGGCCACGTTCTTCATGTGGTGTGCGACCTCACCATTGCAGCGGACAATGCGGTTTTCGGCCAGACCGGTCCCAAAGTCGGGAGTTTCGACGGCGGGCTTGGCTCGAGCTACTTGGCCCGAATCGTTGGGCAAAAAAAGGCACGGGAGATCTGGTATCTTTGCCGCCAGTATAATGCGACCGAAGCGGAGGATATGGGGCTGGTGAACAAGGTCGTTCCCGTTGAGCAGCTCGAAGCGGAAGGAGTGCAATGGGGGAGAGAGATCATGGAGAAGAGCCCGCTGGCGATCCGGAGTCTGAAGTCGGCCTTCAATGCCGAGCTGGATGGACAGATGGGGATCCAGGAGCTTTCTGGGAATGCGACTCTTCTATACTACCTCAGCGAGGAGGGGTCCGAGGGGAAAAATGCGTTTTTGGAGAAGCGGAAACCGGATTTCAGCAAGTATCCTTGGTTGCCGTAA
- a CDS encoding alpha/beta fold hydrolase has protein sequence MELEGLRVFLQSLIVMPFRSFILPVVLTLTVGYLLLNLLVRWVYPKQLFPYRGSSYEDSALFARVEAPDGNEIVFIYRENIDPKAPLLFYFHGNGLDLGHSYERIEWFRSLGYSVLALDYPGYGLSTGEPTGDSVRAATDSVWNYAIEELGARPENTVLWGHSLGGAPAAYLGSKEQFRALVLQSTFRSVFSLAPTLPLLLREPFPTEDLIEAVSSPIVLIHGSEDRIIPPSHSKRLKEKAGSNAELILIEGGRHNDLRRMAQDQMEEVLQRFQDR, from the coding sequence ATGGAGCTTGAGGGCCTTCGGGTATTTCTGCAATCCCTGATCGTTATGCCTTTCCGCAGTTTTATTCTTCCAGTCGTTCTGACACTTACCGTCGGTTATCTCCTCCTCAACCTTCTGGTGCGTTGGGTGTATCCCAAACAACTCTTCCCCTACCGGGGAAGCAGTTACGAGGACAGCGCCCTCTTTGCCCGTGTCGAGGCACCCGATGGAAACGAGATTGTCTTTATCTACCGCGAGAACATCGATCCGAAAGCTCCACTTCTATTCTACTTTCACGGAAACGGACTGGATCTTGGCCATAGCTATGAGCGTATCGAATGGTTCCGTTCGCTCGGATATTCAGTTCTCGCTCTCGACTATCCTGGTTACGGGCTCAGTACCGGGGAACCGACCGGAGACAGCGTGAGGGCTGCGACTGACTCTGTTTGGAACTATGCCATTGAAGAGCTCGGTGCTCGCCCGGAAAACACGGTCCTCTGGGGACATTCACTCGGGGGAGCACCGGCAGCTTACCTCGGATCGAAGGAGCAGTTTCGAGCCCTGGTCCTCCAGTCAACCTTTCGCTCCGTCTTTTCGCTTGCTCCAACCTTACCACTCCTACTGCGGGAGCCGTTCCCTACCGAGGATCTCATAGAAGCCGTATCTTCGCCGATTGTTCTAATCCACGGATCCGAGGATCGCATCATCCCCCCTTCCCATTCGAAGCGGCTCAAAGAAAAAGCAGGATCCAACGCCGAGCTCATCCTGATCGAGGGAGGTCGGCACAATGACCTCAGGCGAATGGCTCAGGATCAGATGGAAGAAGTTCTGCAGCGTTTTCAGGATCGTTAA
- a CDS encoding UDP-glucose 6-dehydrogenase: protein MAKKVCCIGAGYVGGPTMAVIAQKNPDVTVTVVDLNAERIAAWNSEALPVFEPGLLEVVQGARGRNLFFSTEVDETIAEADIVFVSVNTPTKEFGVGSGSAANLMFVERCARTIARVSRSDKIIVEKSTVPVRTAEFLKQILDAEGSQHQFEIVSNPEFLAEGTAIVDLNNPDRVLIGGDQTAEGAEAVASVSSLYEAWVPKDRIVTTNLWSSELSKLTANAFLAQRISSINAISALCERTDADVDEVARAIGMDSRIGPKFLKSSVGFGGSCFQKDILNLVYLCEHFGLPEVADYWRKVVEMNDYQKSRFVKRIMAAMFNTVSGRSIGILGFAFKKDTNDTRESPAIAVCRDLLAEKAVLRIYDPRVERNQIYRDLGLDPAKEDARVLIMEDAYAAVESADAICVLTEWDEFQELEFEKIFSSMRKPAHVFDGRNLLDSRRLKSIGFSVHNIGKGERAIVGN from the coding sequence ATGGCAAAGAAAGTTTGTTGTATTGGTGCCGGGTATGTTGGGGGTCCGACAATGGCGGTGATCGCTCAAAAGAATCCAGACGTAACGGTCACCGTTGTCGACCTGAACGCGGAACGTATTGCGGCATGGAATAGTGAGGCCCTGCCGGTTTTTGAACCGGGCCTGCTTGAGGTGGTTCAGGGAGCCCGAGGCAGGAACCTGTTCTTTTCCACCGAAGTGGATGAGACAATTGCTGAGGCCGATATCGTTTTTGTCTCGGTCAATACTCCGACAAAGGAGTTTGGGGTAGGTAGCGGAAGTGCGGCGAATTTGATGTTCGTTGAGCGGTGTGCGCGGACAATTGCCCGGGTTTCCCGATCGGATAAGATCATTGTAGAGAAATCAACCGTGCCAGTGAGAACCGCAGAGTTCCTCAAGCAGATTCTCGATGCCGAAGGATCGCAGCATCAGTTCGAGATTGTTTCCAACCCGGAGTTTCTTGCAGAAGGGACGGCAATTGTTGATTTGAACAATCCGGACCGTGTCCTCATCGGTGGTGATCAGACCGCAGAGGGTGCTGAAGCGGTTGCCTCGGTGTCGTCCCTCTACGAAGCTTGGGTGCCGAAAGATAGGATTGTAACGACAAATCTTTGGTCTTCAGAGCTCTCCAAGTTAACCGCGAACGCATTCCTCGCACAGAGGATTTCCAGTATCAACGCGATTTCCGCACTCTGTGAGCGGACTGATGCCGATGTAGACGAAGTTGCACGCGCAATAGGGATGGACTCGCGAATCGGTCCCAAGTTCCTAAAGAGTTCGGTCGGTTTTGGTGGCTCATGCTTTCAGAAGGATATTTTGAATCTCGTTTATCTGTGCGAACATTTCGGCTTACCGGAGGTGGCAGACTATTGGCGCAAGGTCGTTGAGATGAACGATTATCAGAAGAGCCGTTTCGTAAAAAGAATCATGGCCGCAATGTTCAACACGGTCAGCGGTAGGAGCATTGGGATCCTTGGATTTGCCTTCAAGAAAGATACCAACGATACCCGCGAGTCTCCGGCAATCGCCGTCTGTCGGGATCTATTGGCTGAGAAAGCCGTTCTGCGGATTTACGATCCTCGTGTGGAGCGAAACCAGATTTACCGAGATCTTGGTCTCGATCCTGCGAAGGAGGATGCCCGCGTGCTCATCATGGAGGACGCTTACGCTGCTGTGGAGAGTGCCGATGCAATCTGTGTCCTGACCGAGTGGGACGAGTTCCAGGAGCTGGAATTTGAAAAGATTTTCTCCTCAATGAGAAAGCCGGCTCACGTTTTTGATGGCCGCAACCTCCTCGACAGTAGGCGGCTGAAGTCGATTGGTTTTTCCGTTCATAACATTGGTAAAGGAGAACGTGCAATCGTTGGAAATTGA
- a CDS encoding SIS domain-containing protein, which produces MIESLIGVLEKSRLLVPAVERTGLRIADCLSRGGKVLACGNGGSASDALHLCEELTGRYRKDRKPLPAVSLAADGTALTCIANDFGFEQVFARQLAALGETGDLLVAFSTSGQSPNILQALDFAKNEPIHSIALLGNDGGEAANLADEAIVVPSTDSARIQEVHTLILHSWLEIVEEKLFGFSRSGE; this is translated from the coding sequence ATGATTGAATCTCTCATCGGTGTTCTTGAGAAAAGCCGCCTGCTCGTTCCGGCTGTTGAAAGGACTGGACTTCGAATTGCCGATTGTCTGAGTAGAGGGGGAAAGGTACTTGCTTGTGGTAACGGGGGAAGTGCTTCCGATGCGCTTCATCTTTGCGAAGAGCTTACGGGGCGCTATCGCAAAGACAGGAAACCTTTGCCAGCAGTTAGCCTCGCAGCAGATGGCACTGCCCTTACGTGTATTGCAAATGACTTTGGCTTTGAACAAGTATTCGCCAGACAATTGGCGGCTCTCGGGGAAACAGGGGATCTCTTGGTGGCATTTTCCACGAGCGGGCAGTCTCCGAACATTCTTCAGGCACTCGATTTCGCAAAGAACGAGCCTATCCACTCGATCGCTCTTCTCGGCAACGATGGTGGTGAAGCAGCGAACCTGGCAGACGAGGCAATTGTCGTTCCCTCGACGGATAGCGCCCGAATTCAGGAAGTGCATACTCTGATTCTCCATTCATGGTTGGAGATTGTTGAGGAGAAGTTATTTGGGTTTTCGCGGAGCGGTGAGTAG